GCGGCTCACGAGAATCGCATCGTTCACGGTAATCTGACGCCGGCCAACATCAAGATCGCGCCAGCGGGAGAAGGCAGGGTTCTGGATTTCGGATTGGCGGAATCGATCCAGACGCATCAGTCCCGTTCCTCCACAGCCGGCGACTTCGACGGAACCACTGTCTATGTGAGTCCGGAACAAGCCGGTGGACAGGAAGCTGATGAGCGTACGGACATCTGGGCTTTCGGATGTTGTCTATATGAGGCGCTGGCTGGCCGTGCGCCATTCGCTAGCGAGACGGACCCTGATCGGACGACCGGTATTCCGGAGCAGGATCCGGACTGGGATCTGCTGCCGAGCATTCTTCCGGAAGCAGCGCGCAATCTCATTCGAAGCTGTCTGGAAAGGGAACCTGGAAGCCGCCCTGGTAGCGCGGGCGAAATAATCACGCGCCTTGAAGAAGCCCAGGAGGCGTTGAAGCAGAATCCGGAACCCGTCTTGCCGAAACAGAAGCTCTCAGTCATCGCGTGGCTGCCCATCGCCGCGAGTATTCTCATCGTGATCATCGGTTTCGGCAGCGCCTACTGGCTCAACAGGGCGAACGAGCCGTCTCGCGAGACAGATACGGTGTCCATCGAATCTCCGGCGGCTCTTCCGCTCGATTCGACGAAAACCGATCGAGGCACTGACAAGGCGATCGGCAAAGAGGATCCGTAAGAGAAGCTGGGATGACGCTCGGGTGGGCTTCGGTCCCGCTTCCGGTCCCAATTCGGGCCCCGACCTGCGAGAGTCGCGGTGCCGTCCCGCAGGCCCGAGAATGCCCCTGGAGCCGTCGATGGTTCCGCTCCTGGCCCGTGTACACTTCGTCGGCTTCAGCGGAGGTGCATGCATGGGGCGGAACGGCGAATGAAAGCGGGCGCACTCCGATTGCTCGATTTCCTGGTGCCGCTCGGCGTCCTGCTGCGCCGCGCGCCCGATCGTCCGCCGTTTGCGAGCTGGCCCAAGCTGCTCTGGCGGTTCCTGCCG
This genomic interval from bacterium contains the following:
- a CDS encoding serine/threonine protein kinase produces the protein MSLSPGTRLGRFEITASIGSGRLGEVYRAQDTELDRVVAIRVLPEDAALDAEWLASLEQKVRTLTSLSHPNIGALHGLEEEDGLRFLVLEFVVGKLLADSVKLDPFSVKKALTLFVQVARALEAAHENRIVHGNLTPANIKIAPAGEGRVLDFGLAESIQTHQSRSSTAGDFDGTTVYVSPEQAGGQEADERTDIWAFGCCLYEALAGRAPFASETDPDRTTGIPEQDPDWDLLPSILPEAARNLIRSCLEREPGSRPGSAGEIITRLEEAQEALKQNPEPVLPKQKLSVIAWLPIAASILIVIIGFGSAYWLNRANEPSRETDTVSIESPAALPLDSTKTDRGTDKAIGKEDP